Genomic segment of Halostella limicola:
TAGACGACCCGCCCGAATCCGGCGTTGGTCATTCCGGTGGCACACATCGGGCACGGCTCCGTGCTCGTGTACATGACGGTCTCGGCGCGCTCGTCGGGGTCGAGTTCTCGACACGCCCGATACGCGAGGTGGAGCTCGGGATGACGGCGGATGTCGTCCTCCGTGTTCACGCGGTTCGAGTCGGCCATGACGACCGCGTCGTCGCGGACGAGGACGCTACCGAACGGTCGGTCGCCGCGGT
This window contains:
- a CDS encoding nucleoside deaminase; translated protein: MPDPTSDDFDHDSHMRRAFALAREAADRGDRPFGSVLVRDDAVVMADSNRVNTEDDIRRHPELHLAYRACRELDPDERAETVMYTSTEPCPMCATGMTNAGFGRVVYSVGSDEIAEFTGAESPVRSAAILDGVSDVVGPVLNEEGRRIHRDFDW